The proteins below are encoded in one region of Triticum aestivum cultivar Chinese Spring chromosome 1B, IWGSC CS RefSeq v2.1, whole genome shotgun sequence:
- the LOC123086878 gene encoding E3 ubiquitin-protein ligase UPL4: MAEILLYVQAALTDEAACADEHAAALATLCDTLALTDPDVLLGAVNIRYFAARLPGFLAAPAGVDQGDLPVFAARAIAEAVDILPQWAPTFAQHGAIEALRDRLLAAENIELAEECLRALDKISEECPDQCLRLGVAAAALHLFDFLSASKQKVALKIVAELVQECDDADVPKAMEAAPALCNLLQSADNSILESALSCLGMLAADAHGKAEHMDRLCESKVIDTAMGLLDEDGWKTLGDDNLPGILGLLKHIASASEKAVNSLFDLGVCDLLKQMITYYSRSHSGSDKLEMLVEFIYQLMRPVGTSGQENATTEQNAHVDQLASIVTLITQVAKCGALSSVCYRCIVVIGNIVELSTPTFLVELQKSANLSSFLTCLLARKNRHIVFQTLEVAKTLLKKHHQFFFESFTKEGVKHVIETIQAQEKNRNSSQKLKRKNNTQEWCLCYELDLDSSSADGCKIENNAILNLAEEIKKSFVVVKANNKSPHRFGCVLKFVKDFFVRLNRHALTVPTQDPDLCKELSDISRKFLSDELPSTSTFTFAKSGSAKYLVDYLSNGACLKSNLNNCQDLAEQLKEVQHRLQKFTHLALKVSNGSSVKPLGILVDKLLDALHMSYDSFPVILSDHGQRTRESTMIPLRHSRTQESELLDIKFVKARREKELRSYGGVLPVSLSSKPGEIEAVLWPEVSKGNTQGSSRLMFSYKGTKLQPSSTIFESLVRLMNAGQSDIMIDSSFWDQEYRISYNRNKSENISSSSSCSTQLFALQEKHGQSLVKDPFFCTLFLGKLPGDVDESDPSYNLLLTLKVLEGLNRFSCELSMDQQICKFAEGHLRSLDDLKVTISPIPQHQFMSSLLTNKLEMQMQEGLFEDGLVPSWCVYLVETCPFLFPFSSRWKYFCLTVHRSFMGDESSAPDGSSTPDEASGAPDEEEEIDALSEASKKTKKHKVTRDNILESAASMMVKHGSSTKTIEVVFEGEVGTGRGPTFEFYSTVSHELQRLGIGMWRGDNARKAGETGFIRSSFGLFPQPWSSVGTSTRGIELSDVVKKFRLLGHVVARALLDGRILDIPLSNAFYKIMLCQELDVYDIPSFDPELGKTVLEFQALVKRKKFLETSSEKTPNPNTDLSYKNVRLEDLCLDFTLPGNPEYDLVPGGSDKIVTLDNLEEYVNLIVDATLKGGIAKQVEAFKSAVNEVFALQTLRMFNEEEMERILCGEQDSWASSKLEDHIEFEHGYDASSPPIKNFLEILREFEREDQRAFLQFTTGAPQLPLGGLASLDPKLTVVRKQCDGNVDNELPSVNTCRHFIKLPPYSSKEIMKTKLKYALAEGLGSFHLS, encoded by the exons ATGGCGGAGATCCTCCTCTACGTGCAGGCGGCGCTGACCGACGAGGCCGCGTGCGCGGACGAGCACGCGGCGGCGCTGGCCACGCTCTGCGACACGCTCGCGCTCACCGACCCGGACGTGCTCCTCGGCGCCGTCAACATCCGCTACTTCGCGGCCCGCCTCCCCGGcttcctcgccgcccccgccggcgtcGACCAGGGCGACCTGCCCGTCTTCGCTGCGCGGGCCATCGCCGAGGCCGTCGACATCCTGCCGCAGTGGGCCCCCACCTTCGCCCAGCACGGCGCCATCGAGGCGCTCCGCGACCGCCTGCTCGCGGCCGAAAACATCGAGCTCGCCGAGGAG TGCCTCCGAGCTCTGGACAAGATATCCGAGGAATGCCCGGACCAGTGCCTCCGCctcggcgtcgccgccgccgcgctgcaccTCTTCGACTTCCTCTCCGCCAGCAAGCAG AAAGTGGCGCTCAAGatcgtcgccgagctcgtccaggAATGCGACGACGCGGACGTGCCCAAGGCCATGGAGGCTGCGCCGGCGCTCTGCAACCTCCTGCAGTCCGCCGACAACTCG ATACTGGAGTCGGCGCTCTCTTGCCTGGGAATGCTCGCCGCCGATGCTCACGGCAAGGCCGAGCACATGGACAGGCTCTGTGAGTCCAAGGTGATCGACACGGCCATGGGACTACTGGACGAGGACGGCTGGAAAACCCTCGGGGACGACAATTTACCC GGCATCCTTGGGCTGCTCAAACACATTGCTTCCGCCTCAGAGAAGGCTGTGAACTCCCTTTTTGACCTTGGTGTCTGCGATTTGCTCAAGCAGATGATTACTTACTACAGTCGCTCGCACAGTGGCAGCGATAAG TTggagatgcttgtggagttcatCTACCAGCTTATGCGGCCTGTTGGAACATCTGGGCAGGAGAATGCCACCACAGAGCAAAATGCACACGTTGACCAGCTTGCTAGCATTGTGACCCTTATAACACAG GTTGCAAAATGTGGTGCGCTATCATCGGTTTGCTACAGGTGCATTGTTGTCATCGGCAACATTGTTGAATTAAGTACGCCTACTTTCCTGGTGGAGTTACAAAAGTCTGCAAATCTCTCGAG CTTCCTTACATGTCTATTGGCCCGTAAGAACCGCCATATCGTGTTCCAAACGCTCGAAGTTGCAAAGACCCTCCTGAAAAAGCACCATCAGTTTTTTTTCGAGAGCTTTACCAAGGAGGGTGTAAAGCATGTAATTGAGACCATACAAGCacaagaaaaaaatagaaactccAGTCAGAAGTTGAAAAGGAAAAACAATACACAAGAATGGTGTTTGTGCTATGAATTGGACTTGGATTCTTCCTCGGCAGATGGGTGCAAGATTGAGAACAATGCTATCTTGAATCTAGCAGAAGAGATAAAGAAAAGCTTTGTTGTGGTCAAAGCAAATAACAAATCTCCACATAGGTTTGGATGTGTTCTTAAATTTGTTAAAGATTTTTTTGTTAGGCTGAATCGTCATGCCTTGACAGTCCCCACCCAGGATCCGGATCTCTGCAAAGAGTTGTCTGATATTTCGAGGAAATTTTTATCAGATGAACTTCCAAGTACCTCTACTTTTACGTTTGCAAAGAGCGGATCAGCCAAGTATTTAGTAGATTATCTCTCCAATGGGGCATGTTTGAAGTCAAACCTCAATAATTGCCAGGACTTGGCAGAGCAGCTTAAGGAAGTGCAACATCGATTGCAGAAGTTCACCCATTTGGCTCTTAAGGTGTCCAATGGAAGCTCCGTGAAGCCCCTTGGGATTTTGGTGGATAAGCTGCTAGACGCTCTGCACATGTCTTATGACAGTTTTCCTGTAATACTATCTGATCATGGACAGCGTACCCGTGAGAGCACGATGATTCCTCTGAGGCATTCAAGAACCCAGGAATCAGAATTACTGGATATAAAATTTGTAAAGGCGCGCAGGGAGAAAGAGTTGCGCAGTTATGGTGGTGTTCTCCCGGTTAGTCTTTCTTCAAAGCCAGGCGAAATTGAAGCAGTCCTCTGGCCTGAGGTTTCCAAAGGGAACACGCAGGGATCCTCAAGATTGATGTTCTCTTACAAAGGCACAAAACTCCAGCCATCTTCAACAATTTTTGAGTCACTTGTGCGTTTAATGAATGCAGGACAATCTGATATTATGATTGATTCGTCTTTTTGGGATCAAGAGTACAGAATATCGTATAACAGAAACAAAAGCGAGAACATCTCTTCTTCGAGTTCCTGTAGTACTCAGTTGTTCGCCCTGCAGGAAAAACATGGACAGTCATTGGTAAAGGACCCATTTTTCTGTACTCTATTCCTTGGGAAGCTTCCTGGTGATGTGGATGAATCTGATCCATCCTACAACTTGTTATTAACGCTGAAAGTTCTTGAAGGGCTTAATCGTTTTTCATGTGAGCTGTCAATGGATCAGCAGATATGCAAATTTGCTGAAGGCCACCTCCGGAGTTTGGATGACCTTAAGGTGACAATCTCTCCGATTCCACAGCATCAGTTCATGAGTAGCCTTCTGACGAATAAGCTGGAGATGCAAATGCAAGAGGGCTTGTTTGAGGATGGGCTGGTACCCTCGTGGTGTGTCTATCTGGTGGAAACTTGCCCCTTCTTATTTCCCTTCAGCTCACGGTGGAAGTACTTTTGCCTGACTGTGCATCGCTCATTCATGGGAGACGAGTCAAGTGCTCCGGATGGTTCGAGTACTCCAGATGAGGCAAGTGGTGCACCAGATGAGGAAGAGGAAATTGATGCTCTAAGTGAAGCAAGTAAAAAGACCAAGaagcacaaagtaacacgagataaCATACTTGAAAGTGCTGCATCTATGATGGTCAAACATGGGTCGAGCACCAAAACCATTGAGGTGGTATTTGAAGGAGAGGTTGGGACTGGGCGAGGCCCAACCTTTGAATTTTACAGTACTGTTAGTCATGAACTTCAGAGGCTTGGAATTGGGATGTGGAGAGGCGATAATGCTAGAAAAGCAGGAGAAACTGGATTCATTCGTTCTAGCTTTGGGCTGTTTCCACAACCATGGTCCTCAGTAGGCACTTCAACACGGGGAATCGAATTGTCTGACGTGGTAAAGAAGTTCAGGCTTCTTGGACATGTTGTAGCCAGAGCCCTTCTCGATGGAAGGATCCTGGACATCCCGCTCTCAAATGCATTCTACAAGATCATGCTTTGCCAG GAGCTTGATGTCTACGACATTCCATCATTTGATCCCGAGCTAGGCAAAACTGTACTGGAGTTTCAAGCACTAGTTAAAAGGAAGAAGTTCTTGGAGACATCTTCAGAGAAGACACCAAATCCCAACACAGATCTATCATATAAAAATGTGAGACTGGAAGATTTGTGCCTTGACTTTACTCTTCCTGGAAATCCTGAATATGACCTTGTTCCTGGAGGCTCAGACAAGATCGTGACCCTCGACAATCTGGAGGAGTATGTAAATTTGATAGTTGACGCGACCTTGAAGGGTGGGATTGCGAAACAGGTCGAGGCTTTCAAGTCTGCAGTTAACGAG GTCTTTGCTCTTCAGACCCTTAGAATGTTCAACGAGGAGGAGATGGAGCGCATACTTTGTGGTGAACAGGATTCCTGGGCT TCAAGCAAACTTGAGGATCACATCGAATTTGAGCATGGCTATGATGCGAGCAGTCCACCAATAAAAAAT TTCCTGGAGATCTTGCGGGAGTTTGAAAGAGAGGACCAGCGGGCATTCCTCCAATTCACCACTGGAGCTCCTCAGCTCCCACTTGGTGGCCTAGCTTCGCTCGATCCAAAGCTCACCGTCGTGCGAAAG CAATGTGATGGCAATGTCGACAACGAGTTGCCAAGCGTCAACACTTGCCGGCACTTCATCAAGCTTCCTCCTTACTCCTCGAAG